The Terriglobales bacterium genome has a window encoding:
- a CDS encoding CRTAC1 family protein, which yields MWAQQAPATKAEEKPSLDVSFVNVAREAGLNTKTIFGGEHKNKYLLETTGCGIAFYDYDNDGWLDIFVVNGTRLEGFPKGQEPVCHLYKNNRDGTFTDVTQKSGLARSGWGQGCCIGDYDNDGWDDLFVTYFGQNVLFHNNGNGTFTDVTAKAGLMQNKTRWNSGCAFVDYDRDGHLDLFVANYIDLDLATAPVPESGPCLYKGVMVACGPPGLPGSKNILYHNNGNGTFTDLSEKAGITVANGTYGLGVLTADFDNDGWPDIYVANDSTASALYHNNKDGTFVDIALDSGAALSADGKPQAGMGVSAADYDGDGNLDIVKTNFAGDTPSLYRNRGNNQFSDETFSSGLGANTRFLGWGVGFIDYDNDGWPDILICNGHVYPEVEQLKTEAGYAQRKILYHNLRNGKFDDVSMRGGPGITQEVPARGAAFGDFDNDGDMDVVVNCTNEVPQLLRCDSHTGNSWIKVKCKGTKSNRSAIGARLRCVTRAADGATHQQLDEVRSGGSYYSQNDLRIHFGLEKASKVDLLEIRWPTGVVETFKDLAANKLYLIEEGKGSVKALELEAARRK from the coding sequence TTGTGGGCGCAACAGGCGCCCGCTACCAAGGCGGAAGAAAAACCCTCGCTGGATGTGAGTTTCGTGAACGTTGCCCGCGAAGCCGGCCTGAACACCAAGACCATTTTCGGTGGCGAGCACAAGAACAAATATTTGCTGGAAACCACCGGCTGCGGCATCGCCTTCTACGACTACGACAATGACGGCTGGCTGGACATTTTCGTAGTTAACGGCACGCGCTTAGAAGGATTTCCTAAAGGGCAGGAGCCAGTCTGCCATCTCTACAAAAATAATCGCGACGGCACATTCACCGACGTGACGCAGAAATCGGGCCTGGCGCGTTCCGGCTGGGGGCAGGGATGCTGCATCGGCGACTATGACAACGACGGCTGGGATGACCTGTTCGTCACCTACTTCGGTCAGAACGTTCTCTTTCACAACAACGGCAATGGAACCTTCACGGATGTAACTGCGAAGGCTGGGCTCATGCAGAACAAGACCCGCTGGAACAGTGGCTGCGCTTTTGTGGACTACGACCGTGACGGTCATCTTGATCTGTTCGTCGCGAACTACATCGATCTCGATCTGGCGACTGCGCCCGTGCCGGAATCGGGGCCCTGTCTGTACAAGGGCGTGATGGTGGCATGCGGGCCCCCGGGACTGCCGGGCAGCAAAAACATCCTCTATCACAATAATGGAAATGGCACGTTCACCGATCTTTCGGAGAAGGCTGGCATAACTGTCGCCAATGGAACTTATGGCCTGGGGGTGCTCACCGCCGATTTCGACAACGATGGCTGGCCTGACATCTATGTGGCCAACGACTCCACCGCCAGCGCCCTTTATCACAACAATAAGGATGGGACATTCGTGGATATTGCGCTCGATTCCGGAGCCGCGCTTAGCGCTGACGGCAAGCCGCAGGCGGGCATGGGCGTTTCAGCTGCCGATTACGATGGCGACGGAAACCTGGATATCGTCAAAACGAATTTCGCCGGCGATACGCCCTCGCTCTATCGCAATCGTGGCAACAACCAGTTTAGTGACGAGACGTTTTCTTCCGGCCTGGGCGCGAACACGCGCTTCCTGGGATGGGGCGTTGGCTTCATTGATTATGACAACGACGGCTGGCCAGACATTTTGATCTGCAACGGACACGTGTATCCAGAAGTCGAGCAGTTAAAGACAGAAGCGGGATACGCTCAGCGAAAGATCCTTTATCACAATTTGAGAAATGGGAAGTTTGATGATGTTTCCATGCGTGGCGGACCGGGAATTACGCAGGAAGTACCGGCACGAGGCGCGGCCTTTGGCGACTTCGACAACGATGGCGACATGGACGTGGTCGTCAACTGCACGAATGAGGTGCCGCAGCTTCTGCGCTGTGATTCGCATACCGGCAATAGCTGGATCAAGGTGAAGTGCAAGGGGACGAAGTCGAATCGGAGCGCGATCGGCGCCCGCCTGCGCTGCGTGACGCGTGCCGCGGACGGCGCGACGCATCAGCAGCTGGACGAAGTGCGCAGCGGCGGCAGCTACTATTCGCAAAACGATCTGCGAATCCATTTTGGCCTGGAGAAAGCCAGCAAAGTCGACCTGCTTGAAATCCGCTGGCCGACGGGAGTGGTGGAGACGTTTAAAGACCTTGCGGCGAACAAGCTGTATTTGATCGAGGAAGGGAAGGGCTCGGTGAAAGCGCTGGAGTTGGAGGCGGCGCGGCGGAAATGA